From the genome of Fusarium oxysporum f. sp. lycopersici 4287 chromosome 3, whole genome shotgun sequence, one region includes:
- a CDS encoding L-lactate dehydrogenase, producing the protein MDSGSRIAIVGVGEVGGAIAYNLTLGSIASELLLVELDLNLRNAQVEDLSDVAYSTGSSTRVRSATYGEAAQSDIVVITAASKHTLGTGWTIVIIICNLSDIMLTSLTIGQNTIDCTSRNTSMIREVMDAMKPFRSDTILLVVANPVDLLTSIAQGMSGLPKSQVIGSGTSLDTSRLRRMVASRGSVSPSSIGAFVVGVHGEDQVTAWSTATVGAVPISEVHMFSALDRARIDSTYKHRSRVITQGKGSAVFGIASISANLCCSILLDKREISPVCHFQPKFDCCLSMPAIIGRKGILSTLHLSLDDQEQAAIAASAKHLKDRIEWIQKYWWL; encoded by the exons ATGGACTCGGGTTCTCGTATCGCAATCGTCGGCGTCGGCGAAGTTGGCGGGGCCATCGCCTACAATCTAACACTGGGCTCCATCGCCAGCGAGTTGCTTCtcgttgaacttgacttgaACTTGAGAAACGCTCAAGTCGAGGATCTCTCGGATGTGGCCTACAGCACTGGTAGCAGCACACGAGTGCGATCTGCCACGTATGGGGAGGCGGCCCAGAGTGATATCGTGGTCATCACCGCCGCATCTAAGCACACATTAGGTACGGGATGGACAATCGTCATAATCATTTGTAATCTCTCGGATATCATGCTCACTTCGCTTACAATAGGCCAAAACACTATCGACTGCACGTCTCGGAACACGTCCATGATCCGGGAAGTCATGGACGCAATGAAGCCATTCCGATCTGACACTATTTTGCTCGTCGTTGCAAACCCTGTTGATCTGCTCACTTCCATCGCTCAGGGAATGTCTGGGCTTCCCAAATCTCAAGTCATAGGTTCAGGAACCTCTCTGGATACTTCCAGGCTACGCAGAATGGTTGCATCTCGAGGTTCG GTCTCCCCCTCTTCCATAGGTGCTTTTGTGGTTGGTGTCCATGGAGAAGACCAAGTTACTGCATGGTCGACGGCAACTGTTGGTGCAGTCCCCATTTCTGAGGTTCACATGTTTAGCGCTCTTGATCGTGCAAGAATCGACAGCACCTATAAGCATCGCTCCCGAGTCATTACGCAAGGTAAAGGCTCGGCCGTATTCGGAATTGCTTCTATATCTGCAAACCTATGCTGTTCTATTCTCTTGGACAAGCGTGAAATCAGCCCCGTCTGCCATTTCCAACCTAAGTTCGATTGCTGTCTGAGCATGCCTGCTATCATTGGAAGGAAAGGAATTCTGAGCACCCTGCACCTGTCTTTGGACGATCAGGAGCAGGCAGCTATAGCAGCATCAGCGAAGCACTTGAAGGACAGGATTGAGTGGATCCAAAAGTATTGGTGGCTATAA
- a CDS encoding hypothetical protein (At least one base has a quality score < 10) gives MPYTAESSASMSTAAIQATADLPPTKTQKPRLHVCGTCQRSFARSEHRKRHERSHTKEKPFECPECKRCFARRDLLLRHQRKLHQISSRSSCPRNRPESSGGTPSDQSRACKKSVTGPNPFKGPKLSMRPRKNAISHIDSSTMQPIAAANTSVPDGNPPSHQPSRHVSLTGLSIHNSDLGMLEAMGPREVQQVLPEPKPGTGNLDFSNGLQTTHPNAAFNTKFDFESLFGPGSMINSDIRHCDLSPQSTAMEQAPMFVALTNEMPAKQTLDDRFNELIGLEHLIHFCTNENRLDGYSSSANSTTNRNGTSHITPGGSGHPSWAGTSIIG, from the exons ATGCCCTATACCGCCGAAAGCTCAG CGTCTATGAGCACTGCTGCTATCCAGGCCACAGCCGATTTGCCTCCTACTAAGACGCAAAAGCCTCGTTTACACGTTTGCGGCACCTGCCAACGATCATTCGCTCGATCGGAACACCGTAAGCGGCATGAGCGCTCCCACACGAAGGAGAAGCCCTTCGAATGCCCAGAATGTAAAAGATGCTTCGCGCGCCGCGATCTATTACTGCGTCACCAACGCAAACTTCACCAGATCTCGTCCCGGTCGTCTTGTCCCCGCAATCGTCCTGAATCATCCGGCGGCACCCCCTCCGACCAGAGTCGAGCTTGCAAGAAAAGCGTTACAGGACCTAATCCATTCAAAGGGCCGAAACTTTCTATGAGGCCGCGGAAGAACGCGATCAGCCATATTGACAGCAGCACCATGCAGCCGATTGCTGCTGCGAATACCTCTGTCCCAGACGGCAACCCCCCTTCCCATCAACCTAGCAGACACGTAAGTCTTACCGGTTTGTCCATCCACAACTCGGACCTGGGCATGCTAGAAGCCATGGGACCGCGAGAGGTACAGCAGGTGTTGCCTGAGCCGAAGCCGGGCACAGGGAACCTCGACTTTAGCAACGGCTTGCAGACAACGCATCCAAACGCCGCCTTCAATACCAAATTCGATTTTGAAAGCCTCTTTGGACCGGGATCGATGATAAATTCTGACATTCGTCATTGTGATCTTTCACCGCAATCAACGGCCATGGAACAGGCCCCGATGTTCGTGGCGTTGACGAATGAAATGCCCGCAAAGCAGACTTTAGACGATAGGTTCAACGAATTGATTGGTTTAGAACATCTAATTCATTTTTGCACGAACGAAAACAGGCTTGACGGATATAGTTCGTCTGCCAATAGCACGACAAACCGGAACGGAACAAGCCATATTACGCCAGGTGGTTCCGGCCATCCGTCGTGGGCCGGGACGAGTATCATAGGTTAA